The following DNA comes from Rosa rugosa chromosome 5, drRosRugo1.1, whole genome shotgun sequence.
attggattggtgtaaagaccatctttcgatacctaagaggtacgattgatatgggcctattctatccctacagagagaaaaggaatgacggaaaattgggatcagaccccaaaaggcaaaacgcccccgtccatggaatggccaccggccatgttgccgccgccgccgctcatggtggccggcgtcctcctatcttcctccatcaaaacgacaatgatgtcttgatgggttttgctgatgcagggtacctctctgaccctcacaaaggtcgctcccaaacaggttatgtctttaccatgggaagcactgcgatatcttggaggtctacaaaacagacccttgttgctacttcctcaaatcatgcagagattattgctctacatgaagctgtacgtgaatgtgtatggctaaggtctgtaattcgacacattcaaggaagttgtggtttgaagtctaccacagatgaacctacatgcatttatgaggataatgcagcttgtattgaacaaatgaagttaggtttcatcaagggcgacaacaccaagcatatatcgcctaagttcttttataatcagcaacaacaatcacttctaaagattgaagtgaatcaaatccgatcagaggataatgtagcagacttattcactaagtcgttacctaaatccaccttcgagaaacatgtgaagagtatcggattaagaaggttatccgaactcccatgattgtagcaatcaggggggagatttcgacatcagggggagttactcagtctcgaaggatcaaggacgtgttgcactcttttctcctcctcgagttcatttttatcccacagggtttttcacttgagcaaggtttttaacgaggcaacggatgaagcgtcaccaccaagtttgagcggcacaaggggaagtgttgaaggatattgacacttagtgtgcctagtcaaactaggataagttctatagttgtaataggagaggtttcctactccaagttagataaggaatccttgtactcttagattatgcactttgtaatccctatatatagggctcctattctctataatgaaatacacttctctcatcaatctctctcaataccaatatacttaaacaataTAGTGATaatccaggaaaaaaaaaaaaacaaaaaaactgatGTACAAAGATGCTATGAACATGAATACGTCGGGTAGTGTCAGACCCAAAATCTAAATACCAATTGCTCGTAATTCAAATGAACAGTATAATTTCTTGTATAGGACATTGTATAAAATAATAATTAGGATTTTCATTCCTTGATCTTGTAGGAATAGTGTTTGTCTGTTTGAAGCCCATACATTAGGCTTGCCAGCCAAGGCTGGTTAGTCCAATATCATAGTCTCTGATGGGAATCCATGATTGTGATACAGTGCTATTGCTGGCTCCAagcttccaagttccaactcCTTTCAGAGCAAGTTCATCTATCGAAAAAGTACTTTTCTTTATTGCTGCTTTCTGAATTCTAGGCACTGTCTTATTCTCATTCACTTCAACTCGCTCAAGTAAAGAATGCTCTCTTTTCTAATCCTTGCTCAACAAGGAGTGAAGTTCCTCATCATGGGGAACATAGGTACCCACTGTCCTCTTTTCCCTTGGAGAGATTCTAGAAGATTCTTGGTCTGACCTTCTCATAAGGGTTAAGGCATTGTGGTTCATTGGTCCCTTAACTTCCAGAACTTATTGGCCAAAAAGTTCACTTTCAACATCATTTAAGTAAAATAAACTAGACAAAGGGAAATTGAATAATCTTAGTGTATTAAATTTGTCAATTACATTATCATCAACCAGCAAATCTTAATTGGATGAAATCTTAGTTTAGGCATTTAGTACTTGTAGCATTACACTTAAAGTATAATGAAGAGAAATTCTATGGTCAGCCATCATGCCTTTGCTACGTGTCAAAATGCAATTCTACTCCTCAAAGCTGACCAGTGACAAAGTCATTGCTGCGAAGCACGAGATCATGACATGTCGTTTATTCTATTCAAAAACAGAGGCAAGATTCTCTAGACTAGGCATAACTGCCATGACAAGTtgtagccaaaaaaaaaaaaaagagctgcCATGACAAGTTATATACACTGTGGGAGATGTACTTGAAACTTGGGGACCAATCTTTGACCTCTGTGCTCTTTTTCTTCCTATAAATATTGGCTTCATGAGCTTTGCTTCATCCACAGAAAGCAGTTGTTACCTCTCAGCTTATATTTCATAGTCAATGTGAGCTTTGCATTACATTCTTCTAGCTCTTTTAGTTAACTTCATGTCTAACGAGTGTAGTACTATGTCAATTGCATTTTCTTTCAAAGCTTTTACTATGTTCTGCATTCCCTTCACTGTTTTTAGTTGAGAGTtactaattttatttttactttgaAACAGCAATTGCCATTATCAACTAGTCAGCATGGTCAAGAAAGTTTACTTGTATGGATTTCCCACTGTGGAGTCTCCAGAAGCGGTGACAAAATTTCTGGAGGAGTATACCGGAGAAGGAACTGTTCTCTCTGTGAATGTTCTTCGTCCAAAAGATGGCGCATCAAGATCATCTGCCACAGTTCAATTCACAACTGCAGAATGTGCTGAAATACTACTTCCATTAGCCGAAAAAAAAGGCCTGTGGTATGGAGAGTCTTATCTGAAAGCTAGAGAATGGAAGCGTGACATGGCACCGAGATCAGAAGTCTTGGAGGAACTTGTGACACTTCACTTTGGATGCAAGATATCTGGGGAGAAGTTTTCGGTGCTTTGGACAAAATCAGATGTTTCTGTGACATTTGGGATGGAACGGAAAAATGTGCACTTGTCTTTCTGCTATGATTGTGTTAAATACAAGCTTGAGCTCCCATCTGACACTATTTGCCGGATTGAGCTGCATTGTCCACGTGATCAGTTTACAAAGTTTCTTCTCATCCAGGTTCATCAAAGTTCTTACTGCTTGATTCCCCTATTTTGCTGCTCCTCATATATCGTTTATATACTTGTATCTATTTCCTAGTAATTTGTAACTCTAGCTTGCATCAAGTTCATTATCTTGCAAAATAAACTATGTTCTATGCTAGCTTTTTATGAGTTATACCAGTAAAACTAATATTTCTGGGGTGTGTTTAAGCAGTGATGCTTTTATAGGGTTTAGACTCGTGTTGTATTTTAGATAAAACGCAGTATTTTTAGGTGTGTTTAAGCAGAAATATGGTTTCTCTCAGTGAAACTTAGGTGTGATGTCATGTTTGCAATTACTATTTCAGTTTTAAACTTCTAATAAAGTTTCAGTATTCGAGTACTTACCTATTGCATTATGTATATTTCAATGTGAATAATACCAGACTGTACTTGGGGGAAATATCTAACATTTTCTCTTCTCTCTACTTGCCAGTTACGTGGTGCCCCTCGGATTTATAAGAAAGATGTAACTTTGGCTTCTGACAACCACTGGGTTCGAGAAGTTGATTTCACTCCATCATGTTGCATCGAGCAATCCTCTTCTTTATGTTTGGAGCTTCCATTAAGGTGTGCACTTCCAGATCTAGGCAAGAGTTTCATTCACTATATAGAGAATGAAGGACAGTTTGTGCTGAAGAGAGGTAACACTTTCTCCGGAAATTCAGCTCTTGTTCCTACTCTGGCTCCACCCTTAGGGATTGACTTGCCGTATAAAATCCTGTTCAAGATAAATTCATTGGTTCAGCATGGTTGTATTCCCGGGCAAGCTCTTGATGTCGATTTTTATAATCTAGTGGATCCTAAAAGAATAAGAATTGAATATATAGAGTGTGCCTTGGACAAACTGTTCAACTCCAGGGAGTGCTGCTATGAACCTGTAAGGTGGCTTCTTAAGCAGTACATCATGTACAAGGCATGCAAGCGGATTCCTCATTCACCAGCTATATCTTTAGATGAGGACTTGGGGAAGATGAATTCTGTAGATtccaaatttttcttttttccaatgGAAACCACCAGTtcaacctcctcctccaccacctcAGCCCAAACACTCAACCTCAACAGTGATCATTCTCTCAATGCATCACAGTCCTCCAATGCTGGGAATGACTTTTCCTCTAGCAGTGTATCCCATTTTCTATCCATCAGGTTAGATAGAACCAACTATCCTCTATGGTTGGCTCAAATGTCTCAGATTCTCAAGGGTCGCAAACTCATGGGCATTGTGGATGGCACTAATCCTTGCCCTCCATGTTTCCTTGCTGATAGTGAAGGCAAGCTCTCTGACACCGTCATTCCCAACTATGAAAATTGGATTGCTCAAGAGCAGACTGTGCTCAGTTGGATCAATGAGACTCTCACTCCCTCCGTGCTTGCAACGGTTGCCCGTTCCACATCTGCCTTTTCTACCTGGAGGTCCTTGGCTAGGAGATACGCATCTCAATCAGAGAATCAGGTTCTGCAGCTCCGCAGTGATCTCCTTCGTACTTTCCGTGGTAATCTCAGCATCTCTGACTATCTTTACAAGATTAATTCCATTGCAGATAATCTTGCCCTTGCTGGACATCCTATGACCGATGAAGATTTGGTATCTATTATTATGAACAACGTTGGTCCTCTTTATGAGACGACAGTGAGTTTTGCTCAAGCACGTGATACACCCATCACGTATGATTTCCTTGAA
Coding sequences within:
- the LOC133707784 gene encoding RNA-dependent RNA polymerase 1-like — translated: MVKKVYLYGFPTVESPEAVTKFLEEYTGEGTVLSVNVLRPKDGASRSSATVQFTTAECAEILLPLAEKKGLWYGESYLKAREWKRDMAPRSEVLEELVTLHFGCKISGEKFSVLWTKSDVSVTFGMERKNVHLSFCYDCVKYKLELPSDTICRIELHCPRDQFTKFLLIQLRGAPRIYKKDVTLASDNHWVREVDFTPSCCIEQSSSLCLELPLRCALPDLGKSFIHYIENEGQFVLKRGNTFSGNSALVPTLAPPLGIDLPYKILFKINSLVQHGCIPGQALDVDFYNLVDPKRIRIEYIECALDKLFNSRECCYEPVRWLLKQYIMYKACKRIPHSPAISLDEDLGKMNSVDSKFFFFPMETTSSTSSSTTSAQTLNLNSDHSLNASQSSNAGNDFSSSSVSHFLSIRLDRTNYPLWLAQMSQILKGRKLMGIVDGTNPCPPCFLADSEGKLSDTVIPNYENWIAQEQTVLSWINETLTPSVLATVARSTSAFSTWRSLARRYASQSENQVLQLRSDLLRTFRGNLSISDYLYKINSIADNLALAGHPMTDEDLVSIIMNNVGPLYETTVSFAQARDTPITYDFLEALLLSTERRMADQHQGALDLSSQLTALHVSNSGSGRGRGRGRHQTWQPNNISVSV